In Streptomyces chartreusis NRRL 3882, the following are encoded in one genomic region:
- a CDS encoding ABC transporter permease: MTQPVSPPRDSSTDKVPQARPTPWRGLLARADVRTLSLLGVLAALIVVGGITKPDEFLDTRNLQLVLTQASVVGVVTVGMTFVIISGGIDLSVGAIVALASVWATTVATQEYGFAGILFTAIVVGVGCGLVNGVLIAYGSMVPFIATLAMLASARGLALQITDGKTQIVTVPSVLDLGERDAYILGIPPLVLVFAVVTVIGWLVLNRTTFGRRTVAVGGNPEAARLAGIDVRRQRLYLYLLSGLCCGIAAFLLIVLSGSGQNTNGNLYELDAIAAAIIGGTLLTGGRGTITGSVLGVLIFFTITNIFALNNLQSDVQQIAKGAIIVAAVLVQRRTASTT; this comes from the coding sequence ATGACGCAGCCCGTCTCCCCGCCGCGGGACAGCAGCACCGACAAGGTGCCCCAGGCCCGGCCCACACCCTGGCGCGGCCTGCTGGCCCGCGCCGACGTCCGCACCCTCTCGCTGCTCGGCGTGCTCGCCGCGCTGATCGTCGTCGGCGGCATCACCAAGCCCGACGAGTTCCTCGACACCCGCAACCTGCAACTGGTCCTCACCCAGGCCTCCGTGGTCGGCGTCGTCACCGTCGGCATGACCTTCGTCATCATCTCCGGCGGCATCGACCTGTCGGTCGGCGCGATCGTCGCCCTCGCCTCGGTGTGGGCGACCACGGTCGCCACCCAGGAGTACGGCTTCGCCGGCATCCTCTTCACGGCGATCGTCGTCGGAGTCGGCTGCGGCCTGGTCAACGGGGTGCTCATCGCCTACGGCTCGATGGTGCCGTTCATCGCCACCCTCGCCATGCTGGCCTCCGCCCGCGGCCTCGCCCTGCAGATCACCGACGGCAAGACACAGATCGTCACCGTGCCGTCCGTCCTCGACCTGGGAGAGCGCGACGCCTACATCCTGGGCATCCCGCCGCTGGTCCTGGTCTTCGCCGTCGTGACGGTCATCGGCTGGCTGGTGCTCAACCGCACCACCTTCGGCCGCCGCACGGTCGCCGTCGGCGGCAACCCGGAGGCGGCCCGGCTCGCCGGCATCGACGTCCGCCGCCAGCGGCTCTACCTCTACCTGCTGTCCGGGCTGTGCTGCGGCATCGCCGCCTTCCTGCTGATCGTCCTGTCCGGCTCCGGCCAGAACACCAACGGCAACCTCTACGAACTCGACGCCATCGCCGCCGCGATCATCGGCGGCACCCTGCTCACCGGCGGCCGCGGCACCATCACCGGCTCGGTGCTCGGCGTCCTGATCTTCTTCACGATCACCAACATCTTCGCCCTGAACAACCTGCAGAGCGACGTCCAGCAGATCGCCAAGGGCGCGATCATCGTCGCCGCCGTGCTGGTCCAGCGCCGTACCGCGAGCACGACCTGA
- a CDS encoding sugar ABC transporter ATP-binding protein, with the protein MAPESPLLSMSGITKSFPGVRALDGVDLDVQAGEVHCLLGQNGAGKSTLIKVLAGAHQPDTGTIRWRDEEVTLRSPIAAMRLGIATIYQELDLVEHLSVAENVHLGHEPTAAGFVVRGKAAKASTGALLKRLGHGEIDPARLVGELSAAQQQIVSMARALSHDVRLIVMDEPSAALDPDEVDNLFRIVGDLTAAGVAVVYISHRLEEIRRIGDRVTVLKDGRAVANGLPAKTTPTREVVALMTGRNVEYVFPDRPAAPPPGEPVLTVRGLSRAGEFEPLDLEVRPGEIVGLAGLVGSGRSEILETVYGARKPTSGQVLVDGRPLKPGSVRAAVRAGLGLAPEERKAQALLMLESVTRNVSVSSMSRFSRAGWIDRGAELGAARAATRELSLRPDNPSVPVRTLSGGNQQKAVLARWLLRGCRVLLLDEPTRGVDVGARAELYAVVRRLADEGLAVLLVSSEVPEVLGLADRVLVLREGRVVHTAPARELDEHRVLDLVMEGSPAS; encoded by the coding sequence ATGGCACCAGAATCACCGCTGCTCAGCATGTCCGGCATCACCAAGTCGTTCCCCGGAGTCCGGGCCCTCGACGGCGTCGACCTCGACGTCCAGGCCGGTGAGGTGCACTGTCTGCTCGGCCAGAACGGCGCCGGGAAGTCGACCCTCATCAAGGTCCTGGCCGGCGCCCACCAGCCCGACACGGGCACCATCCGCTGGCGCGACGAGGAGGTCACGCTCCGCTCGCCGATCGCCGCCATGCGGCTCGGCATCGCGACCATCTACCAGGAACTCGACCTGGTGGAGCACCTGTCGGTCGCCGAGAACGTGCACCTGGGGCATGAGCCGACCGCCGCGGGGTTCGTCGTGCGGGGGAAGGCGGCCAAGGCCTCGACCGGAGCCCTGCTGAAGCGACTTGGCCACGGGGAGATCGACCCGGCCCGCCTCGTCGGGGAGCTGTCGGCGGCACAGCAGCAGATCGTGTCCATGGCCCGGGCGCTCTCCCACGACGTGCGGCTCATCGTCATGGACGAACCGTCCGCCGCCCTCGACCCGGACGAGGTCGACAACCTCTTCCGCATCGTCGGCGACCTCACCGCCGCGGGTGTCGCCGTCGTCTACATCTCGCACCGCCTGGAGGAGATCCGGCGCATCGGCGACCGGGTCACCGTACTGAAGGACGGCCGGGCCGTGGCGAACGGACTGCCCGCGAAGACCACACCGACCCGCGAGGTCGTCGCCCTGATGACCGGCCGCAACGTCGAGTACGTCTTCCCCGACCGGCCCGCGGCCCCACCGCCCGGCGAACCGGTGCTGACCGTCCGGGGGCTGTCCCGCGCCGGGGAGTTCGAGCCTCTCGACCTGGAGGTGCGGCCCGGCGAGATCGTGGGCCTCGCCGGACTCGTCGGCTCGGGCCGCTCCGAGATCCTGGAGACCGTCTACGGCGCCAGGAAGCCGACGTCCGGTCAGGTGCTGGTGGACGGGCGGCCCTTGAAGCCGGGCAGCGTCCGGGCCGCCGTCCGGGCCGGACTCGGGCTCGCCCCCGAGGAACGCAAGGCGCAGGCCCTGCTGATGCTGGAGTCCGTCACCCGCAACGTGTCGGTCTCCTCCATGTCCCGCTTCTCGCGCGCCGGCTGGATCGACCGGGGCGCCGAACTCGGTGCCGCCCGGGCCGCGACCCGCGAGCTGTCGCTCAGGCCCGACAACCCGTCCGTGCCCGTGCGCACCCTGTCCGGTGGCAACCAGCAAAAAGCCGTCCTCGCCCGCTGGCTGCTGCGCGGCTGCCGGGTGCTGCTGCTCGACGAACCCACCCGCGGCGTCGACGTCGGCGCCCGCGCCGAACTGTACGCGGTCGTCCGCCGGCTGGCCGACGAAGGCCTCGCCGTGCTGCTGGTCTCCAGCGAGGTGCCCGAGGTGCTCGGCCTCGCCGACCGCGTCCTGGTGCTGCGCGAGGGCCGTGTCGTCCACACGGCACCCGCGCGCGAACTCGACGAACACCGCGTACTCGACCTGGTCATGGAAGGAAGCCCGGCGTCATGA
- a CDS encoding ROK family transcriptional regulator, producing MTARPGNAHQARLLKLLRDGGPNSRAQLGDQVDLSRSKLAVEVDRLLETGLVVADGLAASRGGRRSHNIRLNPQLRFLGVDIGATSVDVAVTNAELETLGHINHPMDVREGPVAVFEQVLAMAAKLKASGLAEGFDGAGIGVPGPVRYPEGIPVAPPIMPGWDGFPVREALSQELGCPVMVDNDVNLMAMGEQHAGVARTVADFLCVKIGTGIGCGIVVGGEVYRGTTGSAGDIGHIQAVPDGRPCACGNRGCLEAHFSGAALARDAMEAAQQGLSVELASRLETNGGLTAVDVAAAAAAGDATALDLIREGGNRTGQVIAGLVSFFNPGLVVIGGGVTGLGHTLLAAIRTQVYRQSLPLATGNLPIVLGELGPAAGVIGAARLISDHLFSPA from the coding sequence ATGACGGCACGACCCGGAAACGCCCACCAGGCCCGCCTGCTCAAGCTGTTGCGCGACGGCGGCCCCAACTCCCGTGCCCAGCTGGGCGACCAGGTCGACCTCTCACGGTCCAAGCTCGCCGTCGAGGTGGACCGGCTGCTGGAGACGGGGCTGGTCGTGGCCGACGGACTCGCCGCCTCGCGCGGTGGCCGCCGCTCCCACAACATCCGGCTCAACCCCCAGCTGCGCTTCCTCGGCGTCGACATCGGCGCGACCTCGGTCGACGTCGCCGTCACCAACGCCGAACTGGAGACCCTCGGGCACATCAACCACCCCATGGACGTGCGCGAGGGCCCGGTCGCGGTCTTCGAGCAAGTCCTGGCCATGGCCGCCAAGTTGAAGGCCTCGGGGCTCGCGGAGGGGTTCGACGGCGCCGGCATCGGCGTCCCGGGCCCGGTCCGTTACCCCGAGGGCATCCCCGTGGCCCCGCCGATCATGCCGGGCTGGGACGGCTTCCCCGTGCGGGAGGCGCTCAGCCAGGAACTCGGCTGTCCGGTCATGGTCGACAACGACGTGAACCTCATGGCGATGGGGGAGCAGCACGCGGGCGTCGCCCGCACCGTCGCCGACTTCCTCTGCGTCAAGATCGGCACGGGCATCGGCTGCGGCATCGTCGTCGGCGGTGAGGTCTACCGCGGTACGACGGGCAGCGCCGGCGACATCGGGCACATCCAGGCCGTGCCCGACGGCCGCCCCTGCGCCTGCGGCAACCGGGGCTGCCTGGAGGCCCACTTCAGCGGGGCCGCCCTCGCCCGTGACGCCATGGAGGCCGCCCAGCAGGGGCTCTCCGTCGAACTGGCGTCGCGGCTGGAGACCAACGGCGGCCTCACCGCCGTCGACGTCGCCGCCGCGGCCGCCGCCGGCGACGCCACCGCACTCGACCTGATCCGCGAGGGCGGCAACCGCACCGGCCAGGTCATCGCCGGCCTGGTGAGCTTCTTCAACCCGGGCCTGGTGGTGATCGGCGGCGGGGTGACCGGCCTCGGCCACACCCTGCTCGCCGCGATCCGCACCCAGGTCTACCGCCAGTCACTACCTCTCGCGACCGGCAACCTGCCCATCGTCCTGGGCGAGTTGGGACCCGCCGCCGGAGTCATCGGCGCGGCCCGGCTCATCAGCGACCACCTGTTCTCACCCGCGTAA
- a CDS encoding PaaI family thioesterase, translated as MTDTPVPEALLRAVPFADELGIALEEATSARVRAALAWAPALCTAGGALHGGALMTLADTAGAVCAFLNLPPGANTSTIESKTNFFRAVRSGTVHAEARAVHVGRSSIAVRTDLRDEVGTLVGQTTQTQAVLTAR; from the coding sequence ATGACCGACACCCCTGTCCCCGAAGCACTGCTGAGGGCCGTGCCGTTCGCCGACGAGCTGGGCATCGCCCTGGAGGAGGCCACCTCGGCCCGGGTCAGGGCCGCGCTCGCCTGGGCCCCCGCGTTGTGCACGGCGGGCGGCGCCCTGCACGGCGGTGCGCTGATGACGCTCGCCGACACAGCCGGCGCGGTGTGCGCGTTCCTCAACCTGCCGCCGGGCGCGAACACCTCGACCATCGAGTCGAAGACGAACTTCTTCCGCGCCGTGCGGTCGGGCACCGTCCACGCCGAGGCGCGAGCCGTGCACGTGGGACGCTCCAGCATCGCCGTGCGGACGGACCTGCGCGACGAGGTCGGCACCCTGGTGGGACAGACCACGCAGACTCAGGCGGTGCTGACCGCCCGCTGA
- a CDS encoding GntR family transcriptional regulator — MLSTGLPQGAVPKLERPGPLRDRVYEALLELITTRALQPGQHLVESELAGHLGVSRQPVREALQRLNTEGWVDLRPAQGAFVHEPTEQEADQLLTVRTLLEAEAARLAAAGADKAGIAALEALCAEGEKAVEADDVDGAVAMNARFHAKIMELAGNAVLAELAAQVDRRVRWYYTPVARQRGHQSWVEHRALIAAIIDRDEQRATRLMREHTEHTRRSYHARARS; from the coding sequence ATGCTGTCGACAGGCCTGCCCCAAGGGGCGGTACCCAAGCTGGAACGCCCGGGTCCGCTGCGTGATCGCGTCTACGAGGCACTGCTCGAACTCATCACCACCCGTGCCCTCCAGCCCGGCCAGCACCTCGTGGAGAGCGAACTCGCCGGGCATCTGGGGGTCTCCCGGCAGCCGGTGCGCGAGGCGCTGCAGCGGCTCAACACCGAGGGCTGGGTCGATCTGCGGCCCGCCCAGGGCGCGTTCGTGCACGAGCCGACGGAGCAGGAGGCCGACCAGCTCCTCACGGTCCGTACGCTCCTGGAGGCCGAGGCGGCCCGGCTCGCCGCGGCCGGCGCGGACAAGGCCGGCATCGCCGCGCTGGAAGCGCTGTGCGCGGAGGGTGAGAAGGCCGTCGAGGCCGACGACGTGGACGGGGCCGTCGCCATGAACGCCCGCTTCCACGCGAAGATCATGGAGCTCGCGGGCAACGCCGTCCTCGCCGAACTGGCCGCCCAGGTCGACCGCCGCGTCCGCTGGTACTACACGCCGGTCGCCCGCCAACGGGGCCATCAGTCCTGGGTCGAACACCGCGCACTCATCGCGGCGATCATCGACCGCGACGAACAGCGGGCCACCCGTCTGATGCGCGAACACACCGAGCACACAAGGCGGTCGTACCACGCGCGAGCGCGTTCGTAG
- a CDS encoding beta-ketoacyl-ACP synthase III, translating into MNGSRIAAVGHYQPAKVLTNEDLAGMVDTSDEWIRSRVGIRTRHIAGPDEPVDELAAHAAAKALAAAGLTPADIDLVLVATSTAVDRSPNTAARVASRLGVPQAATMDLNVVCAGFTHALATADHTVRAGGASRALVIGADKMSDVTDWSDRTTCVLVGDGAGAAVVEAADEPAIGPVLWGSVPEMGNAVRIEGTPPRFAQEGQSVYRWATTQLPPIARRACERAGLAPADLAAVVLHQANLRIIEPLAEKIGAVNAVVARDVTGSGNTSAASIPLALSKLVEQGAIATGDPVLLFGFGGNLSYAGQVVRCP; encoded by the coding sequence ATGAACGGCTCGCGCATCGCCGCCGTCGGTCACTACCAGCCCGCCAAGGTGCTCACCAACGAGGACCTGGCGGGCATGGTCGACACCAGTGACGAGTGGATCAGGAGCCGGGTGGGCATCCGCACCCGCCACATCGCCGGCCCCGACGAACCCGTCGACGAGCTGGCCGCCCACGCCGCCGCCAAGGCCCTCGCGGCGGCCGGGCTGACCCCCGCCGACATCGACCTGGTGCTGGTCGCCACCTCCACCGCCGTCGACCGCTCGCCCAACACGGCCGCCCGGGTCGCGTCCCGTCTCGGCGTTCCGCAGGCCGCCACGATGGACCTCAACGTGGTGTGCGCCGGCTTCACCCACGCCCTGGCCACCGCCGACCACACAGTCCGCGCGGGAGGAGCGAGCCGGGCCCTGGTCATCGGCGCCGACAAGATGTCCGACGTGACGGACTGGAGCGACCGCACGACGTGTGTGCTCGTCGGAGACGGGGCCGGGGCCGCGGTCGTGGAGGCCGCCGACGAGCCCGCCATCGGGCCGGTGCTGTGGGGTTCGGTGCCCGAGATGGGGAACGCGGTGCGGATCGAGGGCACGCCGCCGCGCTTCGCGCAGGAGGGGCAGAGCGTCTACCGCTGGGCGACGACGCAGCTGCCGCCCATCGCGCGGCGGGCGTGCGAGCGGGCCGGGCTGGCGCCGGCGGACCTCGCCGCGGTCGTACTGCATCAAGCCAATCTCCGCATCATCGAACCCCTCGCGGAGAAGATCGGCGCCGTGAACGCGGTCGTCGCGCGCGATGTCACGGGGTCCGGCAACACGTCGGCCGCGAGCATCCCGCTCGCCCTGTCCAAGCTGGTCGAACAGGGTGCGATCGCCACGGGCGACCCCGTCCTGCTGTTCGGCTTCGGCGGGAACCTGTCGTACGCGGGGCAGGTCGTCCGCTGCCCGTGA
- a CDS encoding MFS transporter small subunit, producing the protein MSSDSSQSPPSPDRRWLIAFAWVWVGVPLAYGLYELVRKATQLFTG; encoded by the coding sequence ATGTCCAGCGACAGCAGCCAGAGTCCGCCTAGCCCGGACCGGCGGTGGCTGATCGCCTTCGCCTGGGTGTGGGTGGGCGTCCCGCTCGCCTACGGGCTGTACGAGCTGGTCCGCAAGGCGACCCAGCTGTTCACCGGCTAG
- a CDS encoding OFA family MFS transporter encodes MSPPVAPPGWSRWLVPPAALSVHLSIGQAYAWSVFKPPLESALGLSGTQSALPFQLGIVMLGLSAAFGGTLVERNGPRWAMTVALVCFSSGFLLSALGAAVEQYWLIVLGYGFVGGIGLGIGYISPVSTLIKWFPDRPGMATGIAIMGFGGGALIASPWSAQMLESFGGDSSGIALAFLVHGLSYAVFMLLGVLLVRVPSGVPGARGAARPAPTGPQVSANQAIRTPQFWCLWVVLCMNVTAGIGILEKAAPMITDFFADSSTPVSVTAAAGFVALLSAANMAGRIGWSSTSDLIGRKNIYRVYLGVGALMYALIALFGDSSKPLFVLCALVILSFYGGGFATIPAYLKDLFGTHQVGAIHGRLLTAWSTAGVLGPLIVNWIADRQEEAGRHGASLYGLSFVIMIGLLVVGFVANELVRPVHPRHHVPAPKEAAHVQRQQPESA; translated from the coding sequence ATGAGTCCCCCAGTCGCGCCCCCGGGCTGGAGCCGCTGGCTCGTCCCGCCCGCCGCTCTCTCCGTACATCTCTCCATCGGCCAGGCCTACGCCTGGAGCGTGTTCAAGCCGCCCCTGGAGTCCGCGCTCGGCCTCAGCGGCACGCAGAGCGCGCTGCCCTTCCAGCTGGGCATCGTCATGCTGGGGCTGTCCGCCGCGTTCGGCGGCACGCTCGTGGAGCGCAACGGCCCGCGCTGGGCCATGACCGTCGCCCTCGTCTGCTTCTCGTCCGGCTTCCTGCTCTCCGCGCTGGGCGCGGCCGTGGAGCAGTACTGGCTGATCGTCCTCGGCTACGGCTTCGTCGGCGGCATCGGCCTCGGCATCGGCTACATCTCACCCGTCTCCACCCTCATCAAGTGGTTCCCGGACCGGCCCGGCATGGCCACCGGCATCGCCATCATGGGCTTCGGCGGCGGCGCGCTCATCGCCTCGCCGTGGTCGGCGCAGATGCTGGAGTCGTTCGGCGGCGACAGCTCCGGCATCGCGCTCGCCTTCCTGGTACACGGCCTGTCGTACGCCGTCTTCATGCTGCTCGGTGTGCTCCTGGTCCGGGTTCCGAGCGGCGTCCCGGGGGCGCGGGGAGCCGCGCGGCCAGCCCCCACCGGCCCGCAGGTCTCCGCGAACCAGGCCATCCGCACGCCGCAGTTCTGGTGCCTGTGGGTCGTGCTCTGCATGAACGTCACCGCCGGCATCGGCATCCTGGAGAAGGCCGCGCCGATGATCACGGACTTCTTCGCGGACTCCTCCACACCCGTGTCGGTCACGGCCGCCGCCGGCTTCGTCGCGCTGCTGTCGGCGGCGAACATGGCGGGCCGCATCGGCTGGTCGTCGACGTCCGACCTGATCGGCCGCAAGAACATCTACCGCGTCTACCTGGGCGTCGGCGCGCTGATGTACGCGCTCATCGCCCTGTTCGGCGACTCCTCCAAGCCGCTGTTCGTCCTGTGCGCGCTGGTGATCCTGTCCTTCTACGGCGGTGGCTTCGCGACGATCCCGGCGTATCTGAAGGACCTGTTCGGCACGCACCAGGTCGGCGCCATCCACGGGCGGCTGCTCACCGCATGGTCCACGGCGGGCGTGCTCGGGCCGCTCATCGTGAACTGGATCGCCGACCGGCAGGAGGAGGCGGGCCGGCACGGCGCGTCCCTGTACGGGCTGTCGTTCGTCATCATGATCGGGCTGCTCGTCGTCGGCTTCGTCGCCAACGAACTCGTCCGGCCCGTCCACCCGCGTCATCACGTCCCGGCACCGAAGGAGGCCGCACATGTCCAGCGACAGCAGCCAGAGTCCGCCTAG
- a CDS encoding 2-dehydropantoate 2-reductase — protein MKVAVLGAGAIGAYVGAALHRAGADVHLIARGPHLAAMRQHGVRVRSPRGDFTAHPHATDDPAEVGPVDFVFLGLKANAYAACGPLIAPLLGDTTAVVAAQNGIPWWYFHRHGGPYDGHRVESVDPDGAVSAVLAPERAIGCVVYAATELEGPGVVRHLEGTRFSIGEPDRSVSTRCVALSEAMQAGGLKCPVEPDLRNDIWLKLLGNISFNPISALARATMRQMCLHGGTRRVIEIMMTETLAVANALGCEVGVSIERRLAGAERVGDHRTSTLQDLERGKPLELDVLLAAVVELADITGVEVPTLRTVHAISDLLALRSAA, from the coding sequence GTGAAAGTCGCAGTTCTCGGCGCCGGTGCCATCGGCGCCTACGTCGGCGCCGCGCTCCACCGCGCGGGTGCCGACGTGCACCTCATCGCCCGTGGACCGCATCTGGCGGCCATGAGGCAGCACGGAGTCCGGGTGCGCAGCCCGCGCGGCGACTTCACCGCGCACCCCCACGCGACCGACGACCCGGCCGAGGTCGGCCCGGTCGACTTCGTCTTCCTGGGCCTCAAGGCCAACGCGTACGCGGCGTGCGGGCCGCTGATCGCGCCGTTGCTGGGTGACACGACGGCGGTCGTGGCCGCCCAGAACGGCATCCCCTGGTGGTACTTCCACCGGCACGGCGGCCCGTACGACGGCCACCGCGTCGAGAGCGTGGACCCGGACGGCGCGGTCAGCGCGGTGCTCGCGCCCGAACGGGCCATCGGCTGTGTCGTCTACGCGGCGACCGAGCTCGAAGGGCCTGGCGTCGTACGGCACTTGGAAGGGACCCGGTTCTCGATCGGCGAGCCCGACCGCAGCGTCTCCACGCGGTGTGTGGCGCTCAGCGAGGCCATGCAGGCGGGCGGCCTGAAGTGCCCGGTCGAACCGGACCTGCGCAACGACATCTGGCTCAAGCTGCTCGGCAACATCTCCTTCAACCCGATCAGCGCGCTGGCCCGCGCGACCATGCGGCAGATGTGCCTGCACGGCGGCACCCGCAGGGTCATCGAGATCATGATGACCGAGACGCTCGCGGTCGCGAACGCCCTCGGCTGCGAGGTCGGCGTCTCCATCGAGCGCCGGCTCGCGGGCGCCGAGCGGGTCGGCGACCACCGCACCTCCACGCTCCAGGACCTGGAGCGCGGCAAACCGCTCGAACTCGACGTACTCCTCGCGGCGGTCGTCGAGTTGGCGGACATCACCGGCGTGGAGGTGCCCACCCTGCGCACCGTGCACGCCATCTCGGACCTGCTCGCGCTGAGGAGCGCCGCATGA
- a CDS encoding molybdopterin oxidoreductase family protein, whose amino-acid sequence MRKRQPKTYTRLTHPLVRDSRDEPFRRATWDEALDRAARGIERNRGAFGMFSCARATNEMNYVAQKFARVVMGTNNVDSCNRTCHAPSVAGLSAAFGSGGGTSSYEEIEHTDVIVMWGSNARFAHPIFFQHVLKGIRNGARMYAVDPRRTSTAEWAESWLGLNVGTDIPMAHAIGREIIHAGLANQAFIERATTGFEEYVRLVEPWTLSLAEKVTGVPAAAIRELAHAYARAERAQLCWTLGITEHHNGTDNVRALINLSLLTGHVGRYGSGLQPLRGQNNVQGGGDMGAIPNRLPGFQDILDPEIRLKFESAWDTVIQPHYGLNLTEMFEAMEDGTLKAVYCVGENPAQSEADSEQAVRRLKALDFLVVQDIFLTKTAEIADVVLPATAGWAETEGTTTNSERRVQRVRKAVTPPGEAREDIDIICDLAARLGHDWKYADAETVWNELRSVSPDHYGMTYERLEEHQGIQWPCPSTDGLEPTYLHGRLWEPDPGKRGPLAPFGIVQHDPPVDLTDEEYPIRLTTGRRLDSYNTGVQSGGYASPLRRGEYIELSPEDAERYGVVVGEQVQVTSRRGSVTAPVWVDTALRPGLAFMTMHFPDEVDTNALTIEANCPIAGTAEFKASAIRIDKLPIATIVG is encoded by the coding sequence ATGAGGAAACGGCAACCGAAGACCTACACCCGGCTGACGCACCCGCTCGTACGGGACTCCCGCGACGAACCCTTCCGGCGGGCGACCTGGGACGAGGCGCTGGACCGGGCGGCCCGGGGCATCGAGCGCAACCGCGGTGCCTTCGGCATGTTCTCCTGCGCCCGCGCCACCAACGAGATGAACTACGTGGCGCAGAAGTTCGCCCGGGTCGTCATGGGCACCAACAACGTCGACTCCTGCAACCGCACCTGCCACGCCCCGAGCGTGGCGGGCCTGTCGGCGGCGTTCGGCTCGGGCGGCGGGACGTCGTCGTACGAGGAGATCGAGCACACCGACGTCATCGTGATGTGGGGCTCCAACGCCCGCTTCGCGCACCCGATCTTCTTCCAGCACGTGCTGAAGGGGATCAGGAACGGCGCCCGGATGTACGCGGTCGATCCGCGCCGGACGTCGACCGCCGAGTGGGCGGAGAGCTGGCTCGGCCTCAACGTCGGCACCGACATCCCGATGGCCCACGCGATCGGCCGCGAGATCATCCACGCGGGGCTCGCCAACCAGGCGTTCATCGAGCGGGCGACGACCGGCTTCGAGGAGTACGTGCGGCTCGTCGAGCCGTGGACGCTGTCGCTCGCCGAGAAGGTGACGGGCGTACCGGCCGCCGCCATCCGCGAGCTGGCGCACGCCTACGCCCGGGCCGAACGCGCCCAGCTGTGCTGGACCCTCGGCATCACCGAACACCACAACGGCACCGACAACGTCCGCGCCCTGATCAACCTGTCCCTGCTCACCGGGCACGTCGGCCGCTACGGCTCCGGCCTGCAGCCCCTGCGCGGGCAGAACAACGTGCAGGGCGGAGGGGACATGGGGGCGATCCCCAACCGTCTGCCCGGCTTCCAGGACATCCTCGACCCGGAGATCCGGCTGAAGTTCGAGTCGGCCTGGGACACGGTCATCCAGCCGCACTACGGCCTGAACCTCACGGAGATGTTCGAGGCGATGGAGGACGGCACGCTCAAGGCCGTCTACTGCGTCGGCGAGAACCCGGCCCAGTCGGAGGCCGACAGCGAACAGGCCGTCCGGCGGCTGAAGGCCCTCGACTTCCTGGTCGTCCAGGACATCTTCCTCACGAAGACGGCCGAGATCGCGGACGTCGTCCTGCCCGCCACGGCGGGCTGGGCGGAGACCGAGGGCACGACCACCAACAGCGAGCGCCGCGTCCAGCGCGTCCGCAAGGCGGTCACCCCGCCCGGCGAGGCCCGCGAGGACATCGACATCATCTGCGACCTCGCGGCCCGCCTCGGCCACGACTGGAAGTACGCCGACGCCGAGACCGTGTGGAACGAGCTGAGGTCGGTATCGCCCGACCACTACGGCATGACGTACGAGCGTCTGGAGGAGCACCAGGGCATCCAGTGGCCCTGCCCCAGCACCGACGGGCTCGAACCGACCTACCTGCACGGGCGGTTGTGGGAGCCGGACCCCGGCAAACGCGGTCCGCTCGCGCCCTTCGGGATCGTGCAGCACGACCCGCCCGTGGACCTCACCGACGAGGAGTACCCGATCCGGCTCACCACCGGGCGGCGGCTCGACTCGTACAACACCGGGGTGCAGAGCGGCGGTTACGCCTCACCGCTGCGGCGCGGCGAGTACATCGAGCTGTCCCCGGAGGACGCCGAGCGCTACGGGGTCGTGGTGGGCGAGCAGGTGCAGGTGACCTCGCGGCGCGGGTCGGTGACCGCGCCCGTGTGGGTGGACACCGCGCTGCGGCCCGGGCTCGCGTTCATGACCATGCACTTCCCCGACGAGGTGGACACCAACGCGCTGACGATCGAGGCGAACTGCCCGATCGCGGGGACGGCGGAGTTCAAGGCGTCGGCGATCCGGATCGACAAGCTGCCCATCGCGACCATCGTGGGGTGA